The Lewinellaceae bacterium genome has a segment encoding these proteins:
- a CDS encoding leucyl/phenylalanyl-tRNA--protein transferase, with product MPFFQLSETDKNFPPAHFADQEGMIAVGGDLSPERLINAYGSGIYFWFGPMDLIKWWSPDPRVVLFTADVLESELDTENQRHFTLDEWFEPLMRACQEVQNKKPMNEYWITEEMAGSYLGLFEQGKAHSAEVWEGENLIGGVFGISVGRLFFAEYLLGKDILADTYALQNLALWLKKNHFIFIDLQKITEDLGEIEISEISRLEFLDLITKNKEKQDLPHPWKLTSSS from the coding sequence ATGCCATTTTTTCAATTGTCAGAAACCGATAAAAATTTTCCTCCCGCTCATTTTGCGGATCAGGAAGGCATGATCGCGGTTGGAGGTGACCTTTCCCCGGAAAGACTGATCAATGCCTATGGCAGCGGCATTTACTTTTGGTTTGGCCCGATGGATCTCATCAAATGGTGGTCGCCCGATCCGCGGGTAGTGTTGTTTACGGCCGATGTATTGGAAAGCGAATTGGACACTGAAAATCAGCGACATTTCACTTTGGATGAATGGTTTGAGCCATTGATGCGGGCCTGTCAGGAGGTGCAAAACAAAAAACCGATGAATGAATACTGGATCACCGAAGAAATGGCAGGTTCTTACCTGGGATTGTTCGAACAGGGCAAGGCCCATTCGGCGGAGGTATGGGAAGGCGAAAACCTGATCGGTGGCGTTTTTGGCATTAGCGTCGGGCGATTATTTTTTGCAGAATATTTACTGGGGAAAGATATTTTGGCTGATACTTATGCCCTTCAAAATTTAGCCCTTTGGCTGAAAAAAAACCATTTCATATTCATTGATCTTCAAAAAATTACCGAAGATCTTGGTGAAATTGAGATTTCGGAAATATCCCGGCTGGAATTTCTGGATTTAATAACAAAAAACAAGGAAAAACAGGATCTGCCCCATCCCTGGAAACTAACCTCTTCCTCATAA
- a CDS encoding tetratricopeptide repeat protein, producing the protein MDYQALQQRADELLAQGQYETLVDLYTEALGYGYPKSAEAELLSALAELYNHFGEKEKSKDHYASAIAIFRTLEGEGEEGAYFPVIAAVTNNLGILYEEENEDQAATEKFKESLEIYEKLAEKAPELYKPYVATTHYNLANLLGKKPDFYQSRKHLQQAYEIFKPLADADPINFDAYLANTLISLGNSYVEEHDYNNAEIYFEKALPVYRKLADIRFDIFGPYLAATLNNLAVASKETKQQDKAVLFYEETLDLYQRLAEENPEAFLPYKAATLNSMGILFSEMFDKDEALVYYNRAIEIYQRLASRAPVDFNPYLATSIHNLAILLDEKGELDQAEAAYHKALYLRDELAAQYPGAFDRDVCVTAMNLVTLYQQFLEKDQEPIFREKAKELLADVSRRLEKLNRDEPVVQSLWSDHEYFVDFFENVTTEALSIANVLRRCNALTEEINSTIDPAEKIIFQQQIIELLEAQKTEYPHHQPLTEELSTEYGNLSWLSIRLKDFKKARIYAEKGMELNPGAYWVKMNLYYLGMIDKAENEALSILDEIMTGCSTDLEKHKVREQMDMDIQKLRLYGLWG; encoded by the coding sequence ATGGATTACCAGGCATTACAACAACGCGCAGATGAATTACTCGCCCAGGGACAGTATGAAACCCTTGTGGATTTATACACAGAAGCCCTCGGTTACGGTTACCCCAAAAGCGCAGAAGCAGAACTTTTAAGCGCCCTGGCGGAATTGTACAACCACTTTGGCGAGAAAGAAAAGTCAAAGGATCACTATGCCTCGGCCATTGCCATTTTCAGAACACTTGAAGGGGAGGGAGAAGAAGGCGCGTATTTTCCTGTTATCGCTGCGGTGACCAATAACCTGGGGATTTTGTACGAAGAGGAAAATGAAGACCAGGCGGCAACGGAAAAATTTAAAGAATCCCTGGAAATTTACGAAAAACTGGCTGAAAAGGCCCCTGAATTGTATAAGCCTTATGTGGCAACCACCCACTACAACCTGGCAAATTTGTTGGGTAAAAAACCGGATTTTTACCAAAGTCGGAAACATTTGCAGCAGGCATATGAAATTTTTAAACCCCTCGCTGATGCGGATCCGATCAATTTTGATGCCTACCTGGCGAATACGCTCATCAGCCTGGGCAATAGTTATGTGGAAGAGCATGACTACAATAATGCAGAGATTTATTTCGAAAAGGCCTTGCCTGTTTACAGGAAACTTGCGGACATTCGTTTTGATATCTTTGGCCCTTACCTGGCCGCCACGTTGAACAATCTCGCAGTGGCGAGCAAGGAGACCAAACAACAGGATAAGGCGGTGTTGTTTTACGAAGAAACCCTGGATCTTTACCAACGGCTTGCTGAAGAAAATCCGGAAGCCTTTTTGCCTTATAAAGCGGCTACGCTCAACAGCATGGGGATCCTGTTTTCGGAGATGTTTGATAAGGATGAAGCACTGGTGTATTACAACCGGGCGATCGAGATCTATCAGCGGCTGGCTTCAAGGGCCCCCGTTGATTTTAATCCTTACCTCGCCACTTCTATCCACAATCTTGCCATACTGCTCGATGAAAAAGGGGAACTGGATCAGGCAGAAGCGGCTTATCACAAGGCACTTTACCTGAGAGATGAGCTGGCCGCTCAATACCCGGGGGCTTTCGACAGGGATGTTTGCGTAACAGCCATGAACCTGGTAACACTCTATCAGCAATTTCTTGAAAAAGACCAGGAACCGATCTTCAGAGAAAAAGCAAAAGAACTTTTGGCAGATGTGAGCAGAAGACTGGAAAAATTAAACCGCGATGAACCCGTGGTGCAGAGCCTTTGGAGCGATCACGAATATTTTGTGGATTTTTTCGAAAATGTAACCACCGAAGCATTAAGCATAGCCAATGTGCTGCGCCGTTGCAATGCGCTGACTGAGGAGATCAACTCAACCATAGACCCTGCGGAAAAGATCATTTTTCAACAGCAGATCATTGAACTTCTGGAAGCGCAAAAAACGGAATATCCACACCATCAACCCTTGACCGAAGAGCTTTCGACAGAATATGGCAATTTGTCCTGGTTGAGCATCCGGCTGAAGGATTTTAAAAAGGCCAGGATTTATGCTGAAAAAGGGATGGAACTGAACCCGGGCGCTTATTGGGTAAAAATGAATCTTTATTACCTGGGGATGATCGACAAGGCCGAAAATGAAGCGCTGAGCATCCTGGACGAAATAATGACGGGGTGTTCCACAGATCTTGAAAAACACAAGGTTAGGGAGCAGATGGATATGGATATCCAAAAACTTCGGCTGTATGGGCTGTGGGGTTAA
- a CDS encoding hydrogenase maturation protease, whose product MSEHIPIEGRPGIGYFPYEQDNKNRILVMGIGNFLMGDEGIGVHLAQKLEKKGCPPNVDVIDGGTGGFSLMGYFDDYPVIIFIDATMDGKPPGSVSLIQPKFAADFPKTLSVHDVGLKDMVEAVYITGKVPKMYLFTISITEIKPMTMELSREVEASIPVLMEQIEKLAANETFNHDH is encoded by the coding sequence ATGAGTGAACACATTCCAATTGAAGGCAGACCCGGCATAGGGTATTTTCCATATGAACAGGATAATAAAAACCGTATCCTGGTCATGGGCATCGGTAATTTTCTCATGGGAGATGAGGGTATCGGGGTACATTTGGCGCAAAAACTCGAAAAAAAAGGATGTCCGCCAAACGTTGACGTTATTGATGGCGGCACGGGAGGTTTTTCCCTTATGGGCTACTTTGATGATTATCCCGTGATCATTTTCATTGATGCCACGATGGACGGCAAACCGCCCGGATCGGTTTCACTGATCCAGCCCAAATTTGCGGCGGATTTCCCAAAAACCCTCAGCGTGCACGATGTCGGACTGAAGGATATGGTCGAGGCCGTATATATTACAGGAAAAGTACCCAAAATGTATCTCTTCACCATTTCAATAACCGAAATCAAACCCATGACCATGGAACTGAGCCGGGAAGTAGAAGCCAGCATTCCCGTCCTAATGGAACAAATAGAAAAACTGGCCGCCAACGAAACCTTTAACCACGACCATTGA
- the hypD gene encoding hydrogenase formation protein HypD has product MKHLSEYRNLEAVQTVLAEIKKVVTQPWTIMEVCGGQTHSLVKNGILEMLPAEVTMVHGPGCPVCVTPLNLIDKAIFLAEQEKVILCTFGDMVRVPGSQKSLLESKAAGADIRILYSPLEAVNIAKDNPDRQVVFFAVGFETTAPANALSVIHAHKLGLTNYSILASHVLVPPAIEAVMDDELTSIQGFLAAGHVCTIMGYEEYHPLAEKYNIPLVVTGFEPLDLVQGILMVVKQLEKGEAKVENQYSRMVKEAGNMSAKEIIFEVFEVKDRTWRGIGLIGNSGYEVKEKYALYDAKRKFNINIPEAPENPECISGDIMKGIKKPFDCPNFGKACTPINPLGAPMVSSEGACAAYYHFSKVTM; this is encoded by the coding sequence ATGAAGCACCTGTCTGAATACCGAAACCTGGAAGCCGTACAAACTGTATTGGCTGAGATCAAAAAGGTCGTGACCCAACCATGGACCATCATGGAGGTTTGTGGTGGGCAAACCCACAGCCTGGTCAAAAATGGCATACTGGAGATGCTTCCGGCTGAGGTTACCATGGTACACGGCCCGGGTTGCCCGGTATGTGTGACGCCCCTTAATCTCATCGACAAGGCCATTTTTCTGGCCGAACAGGAAAAAGTGATTCTATGTACTTTTGGCGATATGGTTCGCGTGCCGGGCTCTCAAAAAAGCTTACTCGAAAGCAAAGCTGCAGGAGCTGATATCCGCATCCTCTATTCCCCTCTCGAGGCTGTTAATATTGCAAAGGATAACCCGGATCGGCAGGTAGTGTTTTTTGCCGTGGGCTTTGAAACCACTGCACCGGCCAACGCTTTATCCGTGATTCATGCCCACAAGCTGGGATTGACCAACTATTCCATCCTGGCCTCTCATGTGCTCGTCCCTCCCGCTATCGAAGCGGTCATGGATGACGAACTGACCAGCATCCAGGGATTTCTTGCCGCCGGGCACGTGTGTACCATCATGGGATACGAAGAATACCATCCTTTGGCAGAAAAATACAACATTCCGCTGGTCGTCACCGGTTTTGAACCCCTGGACCTCGTTCAGGGCATCCTGATGGTCGTAAAACAACTGGAAAAAGGCGAGGCCAAAGTGGAAAATCAATATTCCCGGATGGTGAAGGAAGCCGGCAACATGAGTGCCAAAGAGATCATCTTTGAGGTTTTCGAAGTGAAGGACCGAACCTGGCGCGGAATAGGCCTCATCGGGAACAGTGGTTATGAAGTGAAGGAAAAATATGCCCTTTACGACGCCAAAAGGAAGTTCAATATCAACATCCCTGAAGCTCCTGAAAACCCGGAATGCATTTCAGGAGATATTATGAAGGGAATCAAAAAACCGTTTGATTGTCCTAATTTCGGCAAAGCCTGTACCCCGATCAATCCATTGGGAGCCCCGATGGTTTCTTCAGAAGGGGCCTGTGCGGCTTATTATCATTTTTCGAAGGTGACAATGTAA
- the hypF gene encoding carbamoyltransferase HypF — MSTNSTFHIHFTGIVQGVGFRPFVYKTAIAAGLNGWVNNTVDGVHIEINASEHEAHDFYNKLKEKAPRLSNIIHSSIKKTSDQLFDDFQIVYSQADGQPNLLMTPDFAMCPDCAKDLYEKENKRFRYPFTTCTNCGPRFSIIKALPYDRENTTMDIFKMCPDCQKEYNNPLDRRHYSQTNSCPTCRITMQLTDSNGSLISEDDETIIRQTITFWEQGKIVAIKGIGGYLLTCDATNSEAIKRLRKLKNRPTKPFALMHHDVLILSEDTDLHAGIMLEMQGPEAPIMLLRVIDDPLSGIQTKDIAPGLGQIGVMLPYTPLYHLLLTGFKRPIIATSGNISNSPIIFQDDEAQRELSTIADYLLLNNRNITLPQDDSVVTFSPIKYKKIILRRSRGMSPTYVNPTLKVPETRVLAMGAMLKSTFTFLNQKNIYISQYLGDTDSFNTQRSFKHSLEHFFNILKSTPQVILTDKHEGYFSTRYGQQLADRFEVPVYKVQHHEAHFYAVMAENDLFNSPEPVMGVIWDGTGLGDDGQIWGGEFFVYHDKKMERLHYLDYFDFILGDKMPKEPRVSALAICFKLTNSESILKAKFSDTEWNIYRKLLKNGSKLKSSSIGRLFDAASSIILGIDKQSYEGEAAMLLEHQAYKYFRKNAPGMRISYLWEKELPENFTRFIMENLLKDINDGLDQELLAAKFHITLIDYIGGIAERHQVNKLAFSGGVFQNAWLVDLLLLFLGKKHELYFHKELSPNDECVSFGQLAWYLRNVDY; from the coding sequence TTGAGCACCAATTCAACTTTTCATATCCACTTCACCGGCATCGTCCAGGGGGTGGGATTTCGTCCTTTCGTTTATAAAACAGCCATTGCAGCAGGCCTGAACGGATGGGTAAACAATACCGTGGACGGGGTGCATATTGAGATCAATGCTTCCGAACACGAGGCGCATGATTTTTATAACAAACTGAAAGAAAAGGCTCCCCGTCTTTCCAATATCATCCATTCTTCTATCAAAAAAACTTCAGATCAACTCTTTGATGATTTTCAGATCGTTTACAGTCAGGCGGATGGCCAGCCCAACCTTTTGATGACCCCCGATTTTGCCATGTGCCCGGATTGCGCAAAAGACCTTTACGAAAAAGAAAACAAACGTTTCCGCTATCCTTTTACCACCTGTACGAATTGCGGGCCGAGGTTTTCAATCATCAAGGCTCTCCCTTATGACCGGGAAAATACCACCATGGATATTTTTAAAATGTGCCCGGATTGTCAAAAGGAATACAACAACCCGCTGGATAGAAGACACTACTCCCAGACAAATTCCTGCCCCACATGCCGGATTACAATGCAGTTGACCGACTCGAACGGCTCCCTTATCAGTGAGGACGACGAAACCATTATCAGGCAAACCATTACCTTTTGGGAACAAGGAAAAATCGTGGCCATCAAAGGCATCGGCGGTTACTTGCTGACTTGTGATGCCACAAACAGCGAGGCCATAAAGAGACTTAGAAAACTTAAAAATCGCCCCACCAAACCCTTTGCCCTCATGCACCATGACGTGTTGATTCTTTCCGAAGACACCGATCTGCACGCCGGCATCATGCTGGAAATGCAAGGGCCGGAAGCGCCCATCATGCTGCTAAGGGTCATTGATGATCCCCTTTCCGGCATCCAAACGAAAGATATCGCTCCCGGGTTGGGGCAAATAGGTGTCATGCTGCCTTATACCCCTTTGTACCACTTACTTTTGACGGGATTCAAACGCCCCATCATTGCCACCAGCGGAAACATCAGCAATTCACCGATCATTTTTCAGGACGACGAAGCTCAGCGGGAATTGTCCACCATTGCAGATTACCTGCTCCTCAACAATCGCAACATTACGCTGCCCCAGGACGACAGCGTGGTAACCTTCAGCCCAATAAAATATAAAAAGATCATCCTTCGGCGCTCGCGGGGAATGTCCCCGACGTATGTAAACCCAACGCTGAAAGTTCCTGAAACCCGGGTGCTGGCCATGGGCGCCATGCTTAAAAGTACCTTTACTTTCCTAAACCAAAAAAACATCTACATCAGCCAGTATCTTGGGGATACCGACAGTTTTAATACACAACGGAGTTTTAAACACAGCCTGGAGCATTTTTTCAACATTTTAAAAAGTACTCCCCAGGTCATACTGACCGATAAACATGAAGGATATTTTTCTACCCGGTACGGACAGCAGTTGGCGGACCGGTTTGAGGTTCCGGTTTATAAAGTCCAGCACCACGAAGCGCATTTTTACGCTGTAATGGCTGAAAATGATCTTTTTAATAGTCCGGAGCCGGTAATGGGTGTCATTTGGGACGGAACAGGTCTTGGAGACGATGGGCAAATCTGGGGCGGTGAATTTTTTGTTTACCATGATAAAAAGATGGAGCGGTTGCACTACCTGGACTATTTTGATTTCATTCTTGGAGATAAAATGCCCAAAGAACCACGCGTTTCTGCTCTAGCGATTTGTTTTAAGCTGACCAACAGCGAATCAATCCTCAAAGCAAAATTTTCGGACACGGAATGGAACATCTACCGAAAATTGCTAAAAAATGGTTCAAAGCTTAAAAGTTCGAGTATTGGAAGGTTGTTTGATGCCGCAAGTTCCATCATTCTCGGCATCGACAAACAATCCTACGAAGGAGAGGCCGCTATGTTGCTGGAACACCAGGCCTACAAATACTTCCGGAAGAATGCTCCGGGAATGCGCATTTCATACCTTTGGGAAAAGGAACTTCCTGAGAACTTCACCAGGTTTATCATGGAAAATCTTCTGAAAGACATAAACGACGGACTGGACCAGGAACTACTTGCCGCAAAATTCCATATCACGCTGATCGATTATATCGGCGGTATTGCCGAAAGGCACCAGGTGAATAAACTTGCCTTTAGCGGTGGTGTTTTCCAAAATGCATGGCTCGTTGACCTGCTGCTTTTATTTCTGGGCAAAAAGCACGAACTTTACTTTCATAAAGAGTTGTCGCCCAATGATGAATGTGTTTCCTTTGGGCAATTAGCCTGGTATTTGAGGAATGTGGATTATTGA
- the cybH gene encoding Ni/Fe-hydrogenase, b-type cytochrome subunit produces MSTNNFKRVFVWEMPVRVFHWITVATVTALAITGFIIANPPAIQSSVEATNSYWFGIVRYIHFLSAYLFFVNMIMRIYWSFAGNKFAHWSNFWPFSKKRLKNVMHVLKVDVLLMNEDEHDLTNLSVGHNAVAGFSYAILFLLALVQVFTGFGLYSDMAGWWLPKMFAWVVPALGGDFAARSWHHITMWIMIVFVMIHVYLVFFHDWLEGRGETSSMISGYKFVRKERIQDHESITEQAIRAIDKLEKKEELENQK; encoded by the coding sequence ATGTCTACAAATAATTTTAAAAGAGTCTTTGTATGGGAAATGCCGGTACGGGTCTTTCACTGGATTACCGTTGCGACCGTTACCGCCTTGGCCATCACGGGATTCATAATAGCCAATCCGCCTGCGATACAATCCTCTGTCGAGGCGACCAATAGTTATTGGTTCGGCATCGTCCGATATATTCACTTCCTTTCAGCATACCTCTTCTTTGTCAATATGATCATGCGAATTTACTGGTCATTTGCTGGAAACAAATTTGCGCATTGGTCCAATTTCTGGCCTTTCAGCAAGAAAAGACTCAAAAATGTGATGCATGTCTTAAAGGTCGATGTCTTGTTGATGAATGAAGATGAACATGACCTGACCAACCTTAGTGTGGGCCACAATGCAGTGGCTGGTTTTTCTTATGCCATTTTGTTTCTGCTGGCGCTCGTTCAGGTATTTACCGGATTTGGGTTGTATTCAGATATGGCCGGATGGTGGTTACCCAAAATGTTCGCCTGGGTGGTTCCTGCACTTGGAGGAGACTTCGCCGCAAGGAGCTGGCACCATATCACCATGTGGATCATGATCGTCTTTGTGATGATCCATGTTTATCTTGTTTTCTTCCACGACTGGCTGGAAGGCAGGGGGGAAACCTCCTCCATGATCAGCGGCTATAAATTTGTACGGAAGGAAAGGATTCAGGATCACGAAAGTATCACCGAACAGGCGATAAGAGCGATAGACAAGCTGGAAAAGAAAGAAGAATTGGAGAACCAAAAATAA
- a CDS encoding nickel-dependent hydrogenase large subunit produces the protein MAERIVVDPITRIEGHLRIEAEVKDGVITDAWSSSTMVRGIENIVRGRDPRDVWAFVQRTCGVCTTVHALASVRAVEDALDIVVPPNAELVRNIMVAALYMHDHVVHFYHLHALDWVDVVNALKADPKATSELAQSISNWPKSSPGYFSDIKKRLTKFVESGQLGIFANGYWGHPQMKLPAEANLMAVAHYLEALEWQKEMVKVHTIFGGKNPHPNYLVGGMACAINTESPGGLNAERLAYVGRLMEQGKQFVEQVYIPDLLAIASFYKDWGAIGKGFGNYMSYGEYPTNGYRDVSSFKFPQGVILDRDLSKVHDVNHRDNEEIKEFINNSWYDYPGGDNESLHPWDGETNINYTGPKPPYDFLDVDKKYSFIKTPRWKGLPMEVGPLSRILVGYASGDKEIQEEVGAVLSYLNVPAEALFSTLGRTAARGLCAKLSARWGWEFYQQLLDNIKNGDSRMANMERWEPSSWPAEAKGVGYMEAPRGGLAHWIRIKDGKTANYQQVVPTTWNGSPRDPSGQRSPYESTLIGTPVADTELPLEIIRTIHSFDPCLACSVHLYDEHGRHISQVQNVSACDV, from the coding sequence ATGGCTGAAAGAATAGTAGTCGATCCTATAACCCGTATTGAAGGGCATTTGCGTATTGAGGCAGAAGTGAAAGACGGGGTAATTACCGACGCATGGAGTTCAAGCACCATGGTCAGAGGTATAGAGAATATCGTCCGGGGTCGCGACCCGAGAGATGTCTGGGCCTTTGTCCAGAGAACCTGCGGTGTATGTACCACCGTACATGCACTCGCCTCGGTCCGGGCCGTGGAAGATGCACTGGATATTGTGGTCCCGCCCAACGCAGAACTGGTGCGCAATATCATGGTGGCTGCATTATACATGCATGACCACGTAGTACACTTTTATCACCTGCATGCCCTGGACTGGGTGGATGTGGTCAATGCGCTGAAAGCTGACCCCAAAGCAACCTCCGAGCTCGCACAAAGCATCTCTAACTGGCCGAAAAGCTCTCCCGGGTATTTTTCCGATATCAAAAAACGTTTGACAAAATTTGTTGAAAGCGGTCAACTGGGCATCTTCGCCAATGGCTATTGGGGACATCCACAAATGAAATTGCCTGCTGAAGCTAACCTGATGGCTGTAGCTCACTACCTTGAAGCCCTGGAATGGCAGAAGGAAATGGTAAAAGTCCATACCATTTTTGGTGGAAAGAACCCTCACCCCAACTACCTGGTAGGGGGCATGGCCTGCGCCATCAACACAGAGAGCCCCGGCGGACTCAATGCTGAAAGGCTCGCCTATGTGGGAAGGTTAATGGAGCAAGGCAAGCAGTTTGTAGAACAGGTTTATATTCCTGACCTGCTGGCAATTGCTTCTTTTTACAAAGACTGGGGCGCCATTGGAAAAGGATTCGGAAATTACATGTCTTACGGTGAATATCCAACCAACGGCTACAGGGATGTTTCTTCCTTCAAATTCCCTCAGGGCGTGATTCTCGACCGTGACCTCTCAAAAGTTCATGATGTGAACCATCGCGATAATGAAGAGATCAAGGAATTTATCAATAATTCCTGGTATGATTATCCGGGCGGCGACAACGAATCGCTCCACCCATGGGACGGGGAAACCAATATCAACTACACCGGCCCTAAACCGCCATACGATTTCCTTGATGTGGATAAAAAATATAGCTTCATCAAAACGCCGAGGTGGAAAGGTTTACCAATGGAAGTAGGGCCTTTATCCAGAATTTTGGTTGGATATGCTTCTGGAGACAAAGAAATTCAGGAAGAAGTTGGTGCCGTACTGAGTTACCTCAACGTGCCTGCGGAAGCCCTGTTCTCTACCCTTGGAAGAACAGCTGCCCGTGGTCTATGCGCTAAACTTTCTGCGCGCTGGGGTTGGGAATTCTACCAGCAACTGCTCGACAACATCAAAAACGGGGATTCCAGAATGGCAAATATGGAGCGTTGGGAACCTTCTTCATGGCCGGCAGAGGCAAAGGGCGTAGGTTATATGGAAGCGCCACGGGGAGGACTCGCCCACTGGATCAGGATCAAGGATGGAAAAACGGCCAACTACCAGCAGGTAGTGCCCACCACCTGGAATGGTTCTCCAAGAGATCCCAGCGGACAACGATCCCCGTATGAGTCTACCCTGATCGGTACTCCGGTAGCCGATACAGAACTTCCACTGGAAATCATCAGAACGATCCATTCATTCGACCCTTGCCTGGCATGCTCTGTTCACCTATATGACGAACACGGCCGGCATATTTCCCAGGTTCAGAATGTATCGGCCTGTGATGTTTGA
- the hypE gene encoding hydrogenase expression/formation protein HypE has product MPKMDFDIITLGHGSGGLLSNKLLDSGVFDLLSNEALDQRHDGAIFDLKGKVAFSTDSFVISPVFFPGGDIGELAINGTVNDVAMCGGIPQYLSLSFILEEGLKMEDFWKILVSIKWASEQAGVKIVTGDTKVVEKGKGDQIFINTTGIGPIHEKADINIKNVQPGDKIIINGNIAAHGMAIMSVREGLEFETTIESDTRNLNFDIQQLLDKFGKDIHLLKDPTRGGVATVLTEIARDSKLGIEMHQKDIPLDSQVEAACEIMGFDPLYVANEGLFIATVKKDIAEAVLEEIRSMEYGENAAIIGEVVENHKGEVVLTSSIGGKRVVNMLVGEQLPRIC; this is encoded by the coding sequence ATGCCTAAGATGGATTTCGACATCATCACCCTCGGACACGGCAGTGGCGGACTTTTGAGCAATAAATTGCTGGACAGCGGCGTATTTGACTTGTTGTCTAATGAAGCCCTGGATCAAAGACACGACGGTGCCATTTTCGACCTCAAAGGTAAAGTGGCTTTTTCAACGGATAGTTTTGTCATCTCCCCTGTTTTTTTCCCCGGAGGAGACATTGGAGAACTCGCCATTAACGGCACTGTAAATGACGTTGCCATGTGCGGGGGCATTCCCCAATACCTGTCGCTGAGTTTTATTCTGGAAGAAGGACTTAAAATGGAAGACTTCTGGAAAATTCTGGTTTCCATTAAATGGGCCAGTGAGCAAGCAGGCGTGAAGATCGTGACCGGCGATACTAAAGTCGTGGAAAAGGGAAAAGGGGATCAGATTTTCATCAATACCACCGGAATCGGCCCCATCCATGAGAAGGCTGACATCAATATCAAAAATGTGCAACCCGGTGACAAAATTATCATCAACGGCAATATAGCGGCTCACGGCATGGCCATTATGTCTGTCAGGGAAGGACTCGAATTTGAAACAACCATAGAAAGTGATACCCGCAACCTGAATTTCGACATCCAGCAACTGCTCGATAAATTCGGCAAGGATATTCACCTGCTCAAAGACCCCACCCGTGGCGGCGTGGCCACTGTGCTGACCGAGATCGCCCGCGACAGCAAACTGGGTATCGAGATGCATCAAAAAGACATTCCCCTGGATTCCCAGGTGGAGGCAGCTTGTGAAATCATGGGGTTTGACCCTTTATACGTGGCCAACGAAGGCCTTTTCATCGCCACCGTTAAAAAGGACATTGCGGAAGCGGTACTGGAAGAAATACGCAGCATGGAGTACGGAGAGAATGCAGCGATCATTGGTGAAGTGGTGGAAAACCACAAAGGAGAAGTGGTGCTGACCTCCTCCATTGGCGGAAAAAGGGTAGTGAATATGCTCGTTGGGGAGCAACTGCCGAGGATTTGTTGA